A section of the Pseudomonas fluorescens genome encodes:
- a CDS encoding sigma-54-dependent transcriptional regulator — protein sequence MNSQPNTELTVLIVEDDPHVLLGCQQALALEDIPSVGVASAEEALKRVGENFAGIVISDIRLPGIDGLELLTRLKALDKSLPVVLITGHGDISMAVGAMRNGAYDFMEKPFSPERLVDVVRRALEQRGLAREVWALRRQLAERDSLEGRIIGRSPAMQNLRELIANVADTSANVLIEGETGTGKELVARCLHDFSRRHAHQFVALNCGGLPENLFESEIFGHEANAFTGAGKRRIGKIEHAHEGTLFLDEVESMPMNLQIKLLRVLQERTLERLGSNQSVAVDCRVIAATKSDLDELSRASQFRSDLYYRLNVVTLELPPLRERREDILQLFEHFLQQSSLRFDRIAPELDNQTLSSLMSHDWPGNVRELRNVAERFALGLPAFKKSGASTDNHGLAFTEAVEAFERNLLSDALQRSGGNLTQASLELGMAKTTLFDKVKKYGLSH from the coding sequence ATGAACAGCCAACCCAATACCGAACTGACTGTGCTGATCGTCGAAGACGATCCCCACGTGTTGCTCGGCTGCCAGCAAGCCCTGGCCCTGGAAGATATTCCCAGTGTCGGCGTGGCCAGTGCCGAAGAAGCGCTCAAGCGCGTCGGCGAGAACTTTGCCGGCATTGTGATCAGTGATATCCGCCTGCCTGGCATCGACGGCCTGGAGCTGTTGACCCGCCTCAAGGCCCTGGATAAAAGCCTGCCGGTGGTGCTGATCACCGGCCACGGCGACATTTCCATGGCCGTTGGTGCGATGCGCAATGGCGCCTATGACTTCATGGAAAAACCTTTCTCCCCGGAGCGCCTGGTGGACGTGGTCCGCCGCGCCCTCGAACAGCGTGGCCTGGCCCGGGAAGTCTGGGCGCTGCGCCGGCAACTGGCCGAGCGCGATTCCCTGGAAGGCCGGATCATCGGGCGCTCGCCAGCGATGCAGAACCTGCGCGAATTGATCGCCAACGTCGCCGACACCTCGGCCAATGTGCTGATCGAAGGTGAAACCGGCACCGGTAAGGAGCTGGTCGCCCGCTGTCTGCACGACTTCAGTCGCCGCCACGCCCACCAGTTCGTCGCCCTGAACTGCGGGGGCCTGCCGGAAAACCTGTTTGAAAGCGAGATTTTCGGTCACGAAGCCAACGCCTTTACCGGTGCAGGCAAACGGCGTATCGGCAAGATCGAACATGCCCATGAAGGCACGCTGTTCCTCGATGAAGTGGAAAGCATGCCAATGAACCTGCAGATCAAACTGCTGCGGGTCCTGCAAGAGCGCACCCTGGAACGCCTGGGCTCGAACCAGAGCGTGGCCGTGGATTGCCGGGTCATCGCGGCCACCAAATCCGACCTCGACGAGCTGAGCCGCGCCAGCCAGTTCCGCAGCGACTTGTACTACCGCCTGAACGTAGTGACCCTGGAACTGCCGCCGCTGCGTGAGCGCCGCGAAGACATCCTGCAACTGTTTGAACACTTCCTGCAGCAGTCATCCCTGCGCTTCGACCGCATCGCCCCGGAGCTGGACAACCAGACCCTGTCCAGCCTGATGAGCCATGACTGGCCCGGCAACGTGCGTGAACTGCGCAACGTCGCCGAGCGTTTTGCCCTGGGCCTGCCGGCCTTCAAGAAAAGCGGCGCCAGCACCGACAACCATGGCCTGGCCTTTACCGAAGCGGTGGAAGCCTTTGAGCGCAACCTGCTCAGCGACGCCCTGCAACGCAGTGGCGGCAACCTGACCCAGGCCAGCCTGGAACTGGGAATGGCCAAGACCACCCTGTTCGACAAGGTCAAGAAATACGGCCTGAGCCATTAA
- a CDS encoding GlpM family protein, producing the protein MDLVFKAALGAAVVLILAMLAKTKNYYIAGLVPLFPTFALIAHYIVGKGRSVDDLKTTIVFGMWSIIPYFVYLATLYVMVDRLRLEASLAVAAVAWLMAATVLVSVWVRIHA; encoded by the coding sequence GTGGATTTAGTTTTCAAGGCCGCCCTCGGTGCGGCGGTGGTGTTGATCCTGGCGATGCTGGCCAAGACCAAGAACTACTACATCGCCGGGCTGGTGCCGCTGTTTCCGACCTTTGCCCTGATCGCCCACTACATCGTCGGCAAGGGCCGTTCGGTGGACGATTTGAAGACCACGATTGTGTTCGGCATGTGGTCGATCATTCCGTACTTTGTCTACCTGGCGACCTTGTATGTAATGGTCGACCGCCTACGGCTGGAGGCCTCCCTGGCGGTGGCCGCAGTGGCGTGGCTGATGGCGGCGACGGTGCTGGTCAGCGTGTGGGTACGCATCCACGCCTGA
- a CDS encoding sigma-54-dependent transcriptional regulator produces MTHNILVVDDEPKLCDLLSSALSQNDIQVFIAGNGLHALKVLEQEDIDLVISDWRMPGMDGPQLLAEIKVRYPQLPVIVMTAYSTVKNAVQSMRNGAYDYIAKPFDIDELDITVAKALQFRDIMRDNARLRAELDEHAQFDSLVGDSPAFRRVLHAVDSVRESNATILLTGESGTGKEMVARAIHKHGNRADKPFVAVNCAAIPEGLLESEMFGHRKGAFTGAVADRVGRFMQADKGTLFLDEVGDMPLALQAKILRALQERVIEPVGDPRERKVDVRVIAATNKNLLDAVANKEFREDLYYRLNVFPIPLPALRERVEDIAPLARHFAHSLSANAGKRITGFSADALQAMAAYSWPGNIRELQNCVERATIVAASPVIEDIDLPAYLFASQPTERGVTTILSEGPGVPQDLDAALAEVEKAYILAALQESNGVQAAAASRIGISERSFWYRLKKLGIQIDKIVR; encoded by the coding sequence ATGACGCATAACATATTGGTGGTCGACGACGAGCCCAAGCTCTGCGATTTGCTGTCGTCGGCCCTGAGCCAGAACGACATCCAGGTGTTTATCGCCGGCAATGGCCTGCATGCCCTCAAGGTGCTGGAGCAGGAAGACATCGACCTGGTGATCAGCGACTGGCGCATGCCCGGCATGGATGGCCCGCAGTTGCTGGCCGAGATCAAGGTGCGCTACCCGCAGTTGCCAGTGATTGTGATGACGGCCTACAGCACCGTGAAGAATGCCGTGCAGTCGATGCGCAACGGCGCCTACGACTACATTGCCAAGCCCTTCGATATCGACGAGCTGGATATCACCGTGGCCAAGGCCTTGCAGTTTCGCGACATCATGCGCGACAACGCACGGCTGCGTGCCGAGCTCGATGAGCACGCGCAGTTCGATAGCCTGGTGGGCGATAGCCCGGCGTTTCGGCGGGTGCTGCACGCGGTGGACTCGGTACGCGAGAGCAACGCGACCATCCTGTTGACCGGCGAAAGCGGCACCGGCAAGGAAATGGTCGCCCGCGCCATCCACAAGCATGGCAACCGCGCAGACAAACCCTTTGTGGCGGTCAACTGCGCCGCGATCCCCGAAGGTTTGCTGGAAAGCGAGATGTTCGGCCATCGCAAAGGCGCATTTACCGGCGCCGTGGCCGACCGGGTAGGGCGTTTTATGCAGGCCGACAAGGGCACGCTGTTTCTTGATGAAGTGGGTGACATGCCCCTGGCGTTGCAGGCCAAGATCCTGCGCGCCTTGCAGGAGCGGGTGATCGAGCCGGTGGGCGATCCGCGCGAACGCAAGGTGGACGTGCGAGTGATCGCCGCCACCAACAAGAACCTGCTGGATGCAGTGGCGAACAAGGAATTTCGCGAGGACCTCTACTACCGTCTCAACGTGTTCCCGATCCCACTGCCCGCCCTGCGCGAGCGCGTCGAAGACATCGCCCCGCTGGCCCGGCACTTTGCCCACAGCCTGAGTGCCAATGCCGGAAAACGCATCACCGGCTTCAGCGCAGATGCCTTGCAGGCCATGGCCGCCTACAGCTGGCCGGGCAATATCCGCGAGCTGCAAAACTGCGTGGAGCGCGCGACCATCGTGGCTGCCAGCCCGGTGATCGAGGACATTGACCTGCCAGCCTATCTGTTCGCGTCCCAACCCACGGAGCGGGGCGTGACGACGATCCTCAGCGAAGGCCCGGGCGTACCCCAGGACCTGGATGCGGCGCTGGCGGAAGTGGAGAAGGCCTACATCCTGGCGGCGTTGCAGGAGAGCAATGGGGTACAGGCCGCTGCGGCGTCGAGGATCGGCATCTCCGAGCGCAGCTTCTGGTACCGCTTGAAAAAGCTCGGCATCCAGATCGACAAGATCGTGCGCTGA
- a CDS encoding sensor histidine kinase, translating to MIAKTRQKARPFAISRWSLQRKLVLAFWLVTVIPTMIAAELAATTLSQIFDSNVRIWLQESTRIVKDEVSDILHDNARVAQIFLRYVRPLSTHEALRHDRLIADIARATDIDVVTLIRTSDGKVMFSTVGDDVVKQISLAPNAVLQTVQVGGVATGAVISSFETSQDGVDYELLVGTYLDSSFLTSVAEVHSLDLRLYLANTDGFSEIFSTQRFEDHPTRVPKSVETLLRSTKQPSEQFTSNYSGLYWPIFNDTGELQGVIFSGLLRHTSLVGLVNQSNLFVLIFLLSSALSLGAGVLVSRHLTRPLRELSQGVSAVISGNYQHRVAVTGGDELAQLSSTFNHMTERLGELHHLEAQLRRRDRLHALGEVAMGLAHEIRNPLGIIKTATQLLHRRTDLPQTDKRHLEYVVSEVSRINDLITDFLDFAKPSEPLRTRQLARPLVEEILGFCAPELASHAIDARLDDQAPGATLYADAKQIKQACLNLILNAVDAMPQDGRLTLSISRVDGCTVISISDSGQGIEPAMIERIFTPFVTTKASGTGLGLAKVYSIMESHEGRIECTSEKDAGATFSLYIPANGEDDGDDEESHDA from the coding sequence ATGATTGCCAAGACCCGCCAGAAAGCCCGCCCATTTGCCATTTCCCGCTGGAGCCTGCAGCGCAAGCTGGTGTTGGCGTTCTGGCTGGTGACGGTGATCCCGACGATGATCGCCGCCGAACTGGCGGCCACCACGCTGTCGCAGATTTTCGACAGCAACGTGCGCATCTGGCTGCAGGAATCGACCCGCATCGTCAAGGATGAAGTCAGCGACATCCTGCACGACAACGCCCGTGTGGCGCAGATTTTCCTGCGATATGTGCGCCCGCTGTCCACCCACGAAGCGCTGCGTCATGACCGTTTGATCGCGGACATTGCCAGGGCTACTGATATTGACGTGGTAACCCTGATTCGCACCAGTGACGGCAAAGTGATGTTCAGCACGGTGGGTGATGATGTGGTGAAACAGATCAGCCTTGCCCCCAATGCCGTATTGCAAACCGTGCAGGTCGGTGGCGTGGCCACCGGGGCAGTGATTTCCTCGTTCGAGACCAGTCAGGATGGCGTCGATTACGAACTGTTGGTAGGCACCTACCTGGACAGTAGCTTCCTGACCAGTGTCGCCGAGGTACACTCCCTGGACTTGCGCCTGTACCTGGCCAATACCGATGGCTTCTCGGAGATTTTCTCTACCCAGCGTTTTGAAGACCATCCCACCCGCGTGCCGAAATCCGTGGAAACCCTGCTGCGCAGCACCAAGCAGCCCAGTGAACAGTTCACCAGTAACTACAGCGGCCTGTACTGGCCGATCTTCAATGACACTGGCGAGTTGCAGGGTGTGATCTTCAGTGGCCTGTTGCGCCACACCAGCCTGGTGGGGCTGGTGAACCAGAGCAATCTGTTCGTGCTGATTTTCCTGCTCAGTTCGGCGCTGTCCCTGGGTGCCGGGGTGCTGGTCTCAAGGCACCTGACCCGGCCGCTGCGCGAATTGTCCCAGGGCGTGAGTGCGGTGATCAGTGGCAACTACCAGCACCGGGTGGCCGTCACCGGCGGTGACGAGTTGGCGCAACTGAGCAGCACCTTCAACCATATGACCGAGCGCCTGGGCGAGCTGCATCACCTCGAAGCCCAACTGCGCCGCCGAGACCGCCTGCATGCCCTGGGCGAAGTGGCGATGGGCCTGGCCCATGAAATCCGCAATCCGCTGGGTATCATCAAGACCGCGACCCAACTGCTGCACCGCCGCACGGACCTGCCCCAGACCGACAAGCGCCACCTGGAATACGTGGTCAGCGAAGTCAGCCGGATCAATGACCTGATTACCGACTTCCTCGACTTCGCCAAGCCCAGCGAACCACTGCGCACCCGGCAACTGGCGCGGCCATTGGTGGAGGAAATCCTTGGCTTCTGCGCGCCGGAGTTGGCCAGCCATGCCATCGACGCACGCCTTGACGACCAGGCGCCCGGCGCCACCCTCTATGCCGACGCCAAGCAAATCAAGCAGGCGTGCCTGAACCTGATCCTCAACGCCGTCGACGCCATGCCCCAGGACGGGCGCCTGACCTTGAGCATCAGTCGGGTCGATGGCTGCACGGTGATCAGCATCAGCGACAGTGGCCAGGGCATCGAGCCTGCAATGATCGAGCGGATCTTTACCCCCTTCGTCACCACCAAGGCGTCGGGCACGGGCCTTGGCCTGGCGAAAGTCTATTCCATCATGGAAAGCCACGAGGGCCGCATCGAATGCACTAGCGAGAAAGATGCTGGCGCCACCTTCAGCCTGTACATTCCGGCCAACGGCGAAGATGACGGCGACGACGAGGAGAGTCATGACGCATAA
- a CDS encoding GNAT family N-acetyltransferase, whose product MISAKAYSTIHAIDRSAWNDCFPQALEDWDYYVAVENAGIDDFQWRYLALYEDGQLLAVAPAFITHYRLDTTVSGFAKRFTQRLERWWPGVLRLGLYAIGSPVAEQCHAGVASGVPASRRGALLEQLLSAARRDADVLGIGLLAVKDAPTLDQDWADSCKAAGLHSMPSLPTGLLPLPYGSVDAYLGSLGKSTRKDLRRKLRAPGPQVEWRDNVDDVLPDLMRLYEATLARADLQFERLPAGYFSQVLARLEQRARCVLYWVDGQLVAFNLVLLDQHRLIDKFFAHDLAHSREHNLYFRSWLTNVDYCIEHNIALYECGQAGYASKLRLGCEFAGNVLFFQHRNRLIDTLLKVVKVFIRPDRSDPAMAAAISETR is encoded by the coding sequence GTGATCAGCGCTAAAGCCTACTCAACCATCCACGCCATCGACCGCAGTGCCTGGAACGACTGCTTTCCCCAGGCGTTGGAAGATTGGGACTACTACGTCGCCGTGGAAAATGCGGGCATCGACGACTTCCAATGGCGTTACCTGGCCCTCTACGAGGACGGGCAACTGCTGGCGGTCGCCCCGGCGTTTATTACCCATTACCGCCTCGACACCACCGTGTCGGGCTTCGCCAAGCGTTTCACCCAACGTCTGGAGCGCTGGTGGCCCGGGGTGTTGCGCCTGGGCCTTTACGCCATCGGCTCGCCAGTGGCCGAGCAATGCCATGCCGGTGTCGCAAGCGGTGTACCTGCGTCACGGCGTGGCGCCTTGCTGGAGCAACTGCTGAGCGCGGCACGTCGGGACGCCGATGTCTTGGGCATCGGCCTGCTGGCGGTCAAGGACGCCCCGACCCTGGACCAGGACTGGGCCGACAGCTGCAAGGCCGCCGGCCTGCACAGCATGCCCAGCCTGCCGACCGGGCTGCTGCCGCTGCCCTACGGTTCGGTGGATGCCTACCTGGGCTCCCTGGGCAAGTCCACGCGCAAGGATTTGCGGCGCAAGCTGCGCGCGCCGGGGCCGCAGGTAGAGTGGCGGGACAATGTCGATGACGTGCTGCCCGACCTCATGCGCCTCTATGAAGCGACCCTGGCCCGTGCCGACCTGCAATTTGAACGCCTGCCTGCCGGTTATTTCAGCCAGGTGCTCGCCCGGCTTGAACAACGGGCGCGCTGTGTACTTTACTGGGTGGATGGGCAATTGGTGGCGTTCAACCTGGTGCTGCTGGACCAGCATCGCCTGATCGACAAATTCTTTGCCCACGACCTGGCCCACAGCCGCGAACACAACTTGTACTTTCGCAGTTGGCTGACCAACGTCGACTATTGCATCGAGCACAATATTGCGTTGTATGAGTGCGGGCAGGCCGGGTATGCCAGTAAGCTACGCCTGGGCTGCGAGTTCGCGGGCAACGTGCTGTTCTTCCAGCACCGCAACCGCCTGATCGACACCCTGCTCAAGGTGGTAAAAGTGTTTATTCGCCCGGACCGATCCGACCCTGCCATGGCTGCTGCAATAAGCGAAACCCGATGA
- a CDS encoding alpha/beta hydrolase, which yields MNLADIDLGEGNAGFVLGNGPVGVLLIHGLTGTPTELRRVAQGLAKGGNCTVYVPTLAGHCGGNEDLQATGWRDWYEGVRKTFVGVRQRHGQVFVGGLSMGAVMSMYLASEFAGQVAGLLMYSTTLKYDGWSINKMAFITPLLIRIPFGVRLFRFTEKPPYGIKNERLRAIVERQMKEGESSEAGLLTMEGVTVRELHWMNAVVKKRMPSIKTPALVLHSIEDDITSRWNADYVERHLGGPVTKILLDNCYHMITVDLQYRRVIELSADFIEQHTTPVDEYRRA from the coding sequence GTGAACCTGGCCGATATCGATCTCGGCGAAGGCAACGCCGGCTTCGTTCTCGGCAACGGTCCGGTCGGGGTCTTGTTGATCCACGGCCTGACCGGCACCCCGACCGAGCTGCGGCGGGTCGCCCAGGGCCTGGCCAAGGGGGGCAATTGCACGGTGTACGTGCCAACGCTGGCCGGGCACTGCGGGGGCAACGAAGACCTGCAGGCTACCGGCTGGCGCGACTGGTACGAGGGCGTGCGCAAGACCTTCGTCGGGGTGCGGCAGCGCCATGGGCAGGTGTTCGTCGGGGGCTTGTCCATGGGGGCGGTGATGTCGATGTACCTGGCTTCGGAGTTTGCGGGCCAGGTTGCGGGGCTGCTGATGTACTCCACGACCCTCAAGTACGACGGCTGGAGCATCAACAAAATGGCGTTCATCACGCCGTTGCTGATCCGCATCCCCTTCGGCGTGCGCCTGTTCCGTTTCACCGAGAAGCCGCCCTACGGCATCAAGAACGAGCGCCTGCGGGCCATTGTCGAGCGGCAGATGAAAGAGGGCGAGAGCAGCGAGGCCGGGTTATTGACCATGGAAGGCGTCACCGTACGCGAGCTGCACTGGATGAACGCCGTGGTGAAAAAACGCATGCCCTCGATCAAGACCCCGGCGTTGGTGCTGCACTCCATCGAGGATGACATCACCAGCCGTTGGAACGCCGATTATGTGGAGCGTCACCTGGGCGGGCCGGTGACCAAGATCCTGCTGGACAACTGCTACCACATGATCACCGTCGACCTGCAATACCGCCGTGTGATCGAGTTGAGTGCCGACTTTATCGAGCAGCACACCACCCCTGTGGACGAGTATCGCCGGGCCTGA
- a CDS encoding aspartate aminotransferase family protein, translated as MSDIRIATAEDQVLLDKEAKYCSYGDTVHYIDPPRIFSRCEGSYVWDTEDQAYLDLQMWYSAVNFGYANPRLNNALKQQIDTLPQIASQYLHKGKIELSEMIAVDAKKKFGLDGRVHFNVGGSQSIEDSLKVVRNASNGKSLMFAFEGGYHGRTLGASSITSSYRYRRRYGHFGERANFIPFPYHFRGPKGMTKEEYGSHCVQQFARLFETEYNGVWDPKVGQSEYAAFYVEPIQGTGGYVIPPMNFYSELKQVLDQHGILMVVDEIQMGFWRTGKLWSIEHFDVQPDVIVFGKALTNGLNPLGGIWAKEELINPKLFPPGSTHSTFASNPLGTAVGLEMFKMTSEVDYGAMVMAKGKYFLEGLQDLQKRFPIIGDVDGLGLALRCEICGPDGFTPDKATLDYMVEEGMKGDMLVDGQKLGLILDVGGYYKNVITLAPSLEISYPEIDLGLKLLEQLLTRAMKR; from the coding sequence ATGTCTGATATCCGTATCGCTACCGCCGAAGACCAGGTTCTGCTGGATAAAGAGGCCAAATACTGCTCCTACGGCGACACCGTTCACTACATCGACCCGCCGCGTATCTTCAGCCGTTGCGAAGGTTCCTATGTGTGGGACACCGAAGACCAGGCCTACCTCGACCTGCAAATGTGGTACTCGGCGGTCAACTTCGGCTACGCCAACCCGCGCCTGAACAATGCGCTGAAACAGCAAATCGACACCCTGCCGCAAATCGCCAGCCAGTACCTGCACAAGGGCAAGATCGAGCTGTCAGAAATGATCGCGGTGGATGCGAAGAAAAAATTCGGCCTCGACGGGCGTGTGCATTTCAATGTCGGCGGCTCGCAGTCCATCGAGGACTCGCTCAAGGTCGTGCGTAACGCCAGCAACGGCAAGAGCCTGATGTTCGCCTTTGAAGGCGGCTACCACGGGCGCACCCTCGGCGCGTCGTCCATCACCTCCAGCTACCGCTACCGTCGGCGCTACGGCCACTTTGGCGAACGCGCCAACTTCATCCCGTTCCCCTACCACTTCCGCGGCCCCAAGGGCATGACCAAGGAAGAGTACGGCAGCCATTGCGTGCAACAGTTCGCGCGCCTGTTCGAGACTGAATACAACGGTGTGTGGGACCCGAAAGTCGGCCAGAGCGAATACGCAGCCTTCTATGTGGAGCCGATCCAGGGCACCGGCGGCTACGTGATCCCGCCGATGAATTTCTACAGCGAGCTCAAGCAGGTGCTCGACCAGCACGGCATCCTGATGGTGGTCGACGAAATCCAGATGGGCTTCTGGCGCACCGGCAAACTGTGGTCGATCGAGCACTTCGATGTGCAGCCGGACGTGATCGTGTTCGGTAAGGCCCTGACCAACGGCCTCAACCCCCTGGGCGGCATCTGGGCCAAGGAAGAGCTGATCAACCCGAAACTCTTCCCGCCGGGTTCCACCCACTCCACGTTTGCCTCCAACCCACTGGGAACGGCGGTGGGCCTGGAAATGTTCAAGATGACCAGCGAAGTCGACTACGGCGCGATGGTCATGGCCAAGGGCAAATACTTCCTTGAAGGCCTGCAGGACCTGCAAAAGCGCTTTCCGATCATCGGCGACGTCGATGGCCTGGGCCTGGCGCTGCGCTGCGAAATCTGCGGCCCCGATGGCTTCACGCCAGACAAGGCGACCCTGGACTACATGGTTGAGGAGGGCATGAAAGGTGACATGCTGGTCGACGGCCAGAAACTCGGGCTGATCCTCGATGTGGGCGGTTACTACAAGAACGTGATCACCCTGGCGCCGTCCCTGGAAATCAGCTACCCGGAAATCGACCTGGGCTTGAAGCTGCTGGAGCAACTGCTGACCCGAGCGATGAAGCGGTGA
- a CDS encoding MtnX-like HAD-IB family phosphatase yields MNDWHIVCDFDGTITPTDVIDNVLQRFAGPEWETIEQQWLDGHIGSRECLSRQLALIKATPAELLAYFDTVEIDPDFPDFVDHVLGLGASLEVVSDGIEQGIARILSRNYVTLLPIIANRLRQVDQNSWRIDFPHSSDACRAASGNCKCKSTPRNKRVLVIGDGKSDMCVSTTADFVFAKGSLAQYCQAHAIPHLCFDTFAELPALLAKLPQGSAANATHFSSDTQELFHHV; encoded by the coding sequence ATGAATGACTGGCATATCGTGTGTGACTTCGATGGGACCATCACACCCACCGATGTCATCGACAACGTGCTCCAACGTTTCGCCGGCCCCGAGTGGGAAACCATCGAACAGCAATGGCTGGACGGCCATATCGGTTCACGCGAATGCCTGAGCCGCCAACTGGCGCTGATCAAGGCGACACCGGCCGAACTGCTGGCGTACTTCGACACGGTCGAGATCGATCCGGATTTCCCGGACTTCGTCGACCACGTCCTGGGCCTCGGCGCTTCCCTTGAGGTGGTCAGCGACGGCATTGAGCAAGGCATCGCGCGGATCCTGTCACGCAACTACGTGACCCTGCTGCCGATCATCGCCAACCGCCTGCGCCAGGTCGACCAGAACAGCTGGCGCATCGACTTCCCCCATTCCAGTGACGCCTGCCGCGCGGCCTCGGGCAACTGCAAATGCAAGTCCACCCCGCGTAACAAACGGGTGCTGGTGATTGGCGACGGCAAGTCCGATATGTGCGTGTCCACCACTGCCGATTTTGTCTTTGCCAAGGGCAGCCTGGCGCAGTACTGCCAGGCCCACGCCATCCCCCATCTGTGTTTCGACACCTTTGCCGAACTCCCGGCCTTGCTGGCCAAACTGCCCCAGGGCAGCGCCGCCAATGCCACCCACTTTTCTTCCGACACTCAGGAACTCTTTCATCATGTCTGA
- a CDS encoding MipA/OmpV family protein, with the protein MKYRMSSALFAGLLGLWAGAAVAQGISGEVGLGASYQPREPTGSRYHTVPVPYFDLDWGNVSLDTDDGLTWSALNHNGFSAGPYLNYLPGRTANGPLQGLRDVSDMAEVGGFVQYAPADFWRVYAQLGRSVGGAHEQSGVLGRLGGELGYPLGGGVIGSTGLVAHFADDSQAQTFFGVDEHEAAASGFRPYNASGGFQNLTLTQSLQIPLAPKWSLLTSASWVHLVGSAADSSIVRQAGEVNQGQVQTAISYTFD; encoded by the coding sequence ATGAAGTACAGGATGAGTTCGGCGCTGTTCGCCGGTTTGCTTGGCCTCTGGGCCGGCGCGGCAGTGGCGCAAGGCATCAGCGGTGAGGTCGGCCTGGGCGCCAGCTACCAGCCCCGCGAGCCCACCGGCAGCCGCTATCACACGGTGCCGGTGCCCTACTTCGACCTCGATTGGGGAAATGTCAGCCTTGATACCGACGACGGCCTGACCTGGAGTGCGCTCAACCACAATGGCTTCAGCGCTGGCCCCTACCTCAACTACCTGCCCGGGCGCACGGCCAATGGCCCGCTACAGGGCTTGCGGGATGTGTCGGACATGGCCGAGGTTGGCGGGTTTGTCCAATATGCACCGGCTGACTTCTGGCGGGTCTACGCGCAGCTGGGGCGCAGTGTGGGCGGCGCTCATGAGCAGAGCGGCGTACTCGGCAGGCTCGGCGGTGAACTGGGTTACCCATTGGGCGGCGGGGTCATTGGCAGCACCGGGCTGGTGGCACACTTTGCCGACGACAGCCAGGCCCAGACGTTTTTCGGCGTAGACGAGCATGAGGCGGCGGCATCGGGGTTTCGCCCGTACAACGCCAGCGGCGGGTTCCAGAACCTGACGTTGACCCAGAGCCTGCAGATCCCGCTGGCGCCCAAGTGGTCGTTGCTCACCAGTGCCAGTTGGGTGCATCTGGTGGGATCGGCGGCCGACAGCAGCATCGTGCGCCAGGCCGGCGAGGTGAACCAGGGGCAGGTACAGACGGCGATCAGCTACACCTTCGATTGA
- a CDS encoding EamA family transporter, whose product MSSQEIAIRPAGWLHGRLGTLVLWALLILTESAGQLFTKIAGDQIGQMDFNWQWLAAVAVNPGILAAIACYIGAFFVWMLILRRSSLSLAFPLSSLVFVVVLLGSWLGLGEHISVLHWVGVVVIIGGIALLAEGEEN is encoded by the coding sequence ATGAGTTCGCAAGAAATCGCTATCCGCCCGGCAGGCTGGCTGCATGGGCGCCTGGGCACGCTGGTGTTATGGGCGTTGTTGATCCTCACCGAAAGCGCCGGCCAGCTGTTTACCAAGATCGCCGGCGATCAAATCGGGCAGATGGATTTCAACTGGCAATGGCTGGCGGCGGTGGCGGTCAATCCCGGGATTCTGGCGGCTATTGCCTGTTACATCGGTGCGTTCTTTGTGTGGATGCTGATCCTGCGGCGCAGCAGCCTGTCCCTGGCTTTTCCCCTGAGCTCGCTGGTGTTTGTGGTGGTGTTGCTCGGCTCGTGGTTGGGCCTGGGTGAGCACATCAGCGTCCTGCACTGGGTGGGCGTGGTGGTGATTATTGGCGGGATCGCGCTGCTGGCCGAGGGCGAAGAAAACTAA
- a CDS encoding transporter — MTLTVVLLVAFSIVLDVIGQLCFKLGLDRLPELDGGFRLNAFWGQVFNAPLLWAGIGAYVIEFFVWLEALSRAPLSLLFPAAALAYCGVVLAGKVVLGETVSRRRWLGTLVITAGVMLVAVAGAQS; from the coding sequence GTGACCCTGACCGTAGTGTTGTTGGTGGCCTTTTCCATCGTGCTCGATGTGATCGGCCAACTGTGTTTCAAACTGGGCCTGGACCGCTTGCCCGAATTGGACGGCGGGTTTCGCCTGAATGCCTTCTGGGGCCAGGTGTTCAATGCGCCGCTGCTGTGGGCGGGAATCGGCGCCTATGTCATCGAATTTTTTGTCTGGCTCGAAGCCTTGTCCCGTGCGCCGTTGAGCCTGCTGTTCCCGGCCGCTGCGCTGGCTTATTGCGGGGTGGTGCTGGCGGGCAAAGTGGTGCTGGGGGAGACCGTCAGCCGCCGGCGCTGGCTGGGCACTCTGGTGATTACCGCCGGCGTGATGCTGGTGGCGGTAGCAGGAGCGCAATCATGA